One region of Mycolicibacterium lutetiense genomic DNA includes:
- the lipL gene encoding esterase/beta-lactamase LipL, producing the protein MTDHNGERDEALPHGVQGAADRNFSCTVRGFSKLFPGRRYGGGALVILQDGQPVVDVWTGYSDRDGTQYWTADTGAMVFSATKGMASTVIHRLVDRGLIEYDSPVSEYWPQFGANGKSAITVRQVMAHEAGLSQLNGVSKADLLDQLVMENRVAAASVNPLLFGKPAYHALTYGWLLSGLARAVTGHGMRELFRIELAEPLGTDGLHLGRPPADAPTRAAQILVPQRRWPNQVFDFMAPRLAALNASRAFGSMYFPGVMSLVQGDTPFLDSEAPAVNGVATARGLARMYGAIANQGRFGGVEFLSERIVAGLAGPPGLRPDRNLGVPLGFHLGYHSVPFGIMPGFGHVGLGGSVGWADRASGLAIGFVHNRLLTPMVLDMATFVGLNALIRKDVARARARGFEAVPDLGASPYEVPKPAAG; encoded by the coding sequence GTGACCGATCACAACGGGGAGCGCGACGAGGCGCTTCCGCACGGCGTCCAGGGCGCGGCGGACAGGAACTTCTCCTGCACGGTTCGCGGCTTCTCGAAACTGTTCCCGGGCCGTAGGTACGGCGGCGGAGCGCTGGTAATCCTGCAGGACGGACAGCCGGTCGTCGACGTCTGGACCGGCTACTCGGACCGTGACGGTACGCAATATTGGACAGCCGACACCGGTGCGATGGTGTTCTCCGCGACGAAGGGCATGGCGTCGACGGTCATCCACCGCCTCGTCGACCGCGGGCTGATCGAGTACGACAGCCCGGTGAGCGAATATTGGCCGCAATTCGGGGCCAACGGCAAATCCGCGATCACGGTGCGGCAAGTGATGGCGCACGAAGCCGGGCTGTCTCAGCTCAATGGAGTCAGCAAAGCCGATCTGCTCGATCAGCTGGTGATGGAGAACCGGGTTGCGGCGGCTTCGGTGAACCCACTTCTGTTCGGCAAGCCGGCCTATCACGCGCTCACCTACGGCTGGCTGCTGTCCGGCCTGGCTCGCGCGGTGACCGGGCACGGTATGCGCGAGTTGTTCCGCATCGAGCTGGCCGAGCCGTTGGGAACCGATGGTCTGCATCTGGGGCGTCCGCCGGCCGACGCCCCGACCCGCGCTGCACAGATTCTGGTGCCGCAACGGCGTTGGCCCAACCAGGTTTTCGACTTCATGGCGCCGCGGCTCGCTGCGTTGAACGCCTCAAGAGCGTTCGGCTCGATGTACTTCCCCGGGGTGATGTCCCTGGTTCAGGGAGATACCCCGTTCCTGGATTCCGAGGCGCCCGCCGTCAACGGCGTCGCGACCGCCCGCGGTCTGGCCCGCATGTACGGTGCAATCGCCAACCAGGGCCGCTTCGGTGGCGTGGAGTTCCTGTCCGAGCGCATCGTCGCCGGTTTGGCCGGTCCGCCCGGTCTACGCCCTGATCGGAATCTGGGGGTGCCGCTCGGCTTCCATCTCGGGTATCACTCGGTGCCGTTCGGGATCATGCCCGGATTCGGCCATGTCGGGCTCGGCGGGTCGGTGGGCTGGGCGGACCGGGCCAGCGGGCTGGCGATCGGCTTTGTGCACAACCGGTTGTTGACACCGATGGTGTTGGACATGGCGACGTTCGTCGGGTTGAACGCATTGATCCGTAAAGACGTGGCCCGCGCGCGTGCGCGCGGATTCGAGGCCGTGCCGGATCTCGGTGCGTCACCGTACGAGGTACCCAAGCCCGCTGCCGGGTAG
- a CDS encoding DUF4333 domain-containing protein, with protein MRDVNAKLRVLVVAAMVGAAVLTGCGGGESTATQPTVAKTKLQAMAKEKLETAAKRKAKSVTCDDGIVGKVGTTQHCVLTAKDGSKYGVTATVKAVESGKVMVDFKVDEKPTS; from the coding sequence ATGAGGGACGTGAACGCGAAACTGCGTGTGCTGGTGGTCGCCGCAATGGTCGGCGCAGCGGTGCTGACGGGCTGTGGCGGCGGTGAGTCGACGGCGACACAACCTACCGTGGCCAAGACCAAGCTTCAGGCCATGGCGAAGGAAAAGCTCGAAACCGCGGCCAAGCGCAAGGCCAAGTCGGTGACCTGCGACGACGGTATCGTCGGCAAAGTGGGGACGACCCAGCACTGCGTGCTGACAGCCAAGGACGGCAGTAAGTACGGCGTTACGGCGACGGTCAAGGCTGTGGAGTCCGGCAAGGTCATGGTCGACTTCAAGGTGGACGAGAAGCCGACCTCCTGA
- the meaB gene encoding methylmalonyl Co-A mutase-associated GTPase MeaB, which yields MALSVPELAAAIRNGDRAALARAITLVESTRADHRDQAQQLLLELMPDAGKAQHIGITGVPGVGKSTTIEALGMYLIEAGHRVAVLAVDPSSTRTGGSILGDKTRMARLAVHPDAYIRPSPTSGTLGGVAKATRETIVLLEAAGYDVILVETVGVGQSEVTVSNMVDTFVFLTLARTGDQLQGIKKGVLELADVIVVNKADGEHAIEAKAAARELTGAIRLIYPRDTLWRPPVLTMSAIEGHGLVELWETVLKHRQVLTEAGEFEARRRAQQVDWTWSMVRDTVLDRVLSHPGVRSIRDEVERRVREGELTPALAAQEILDAAD from the coding sequence ATGGCTCTCTCGGTCCCTGAGTTGGCGGCCGCCATCCGCAATGGCGACCGCGCCGCGCTGGCGCGGGCCATCACCCTGGTCGAGTCCACCCGGGCCGACCATCGTGACCAGGCCCAGCAGTTGCTGCTGGAACTGATGCCGGATGCGGGCAAAGCTCAACACATCGGCATCACCGGGGTCCCCGGCGTCGGCAAGTCGACGACGATCGAGGCACTCGGCATGTATCTCATCGAGGCCGGTCACCGGGTCGCGGTTCTGGCGGTGGATCCGTCGTCGACCCGGACCGGTGGCTCGATCCTGGGTGACAAGACGCGGATGGCCCGGCTGGCGGTCCATCCGGATGCCTACATCCGGCCGTCGCCCACTTCCGGGACGCTCGGTGGGGTGGCCAAGGCCACCCGGGAGACCATCGTTCTGCTGGAGGCGGCGGGCTACGACGTCATTCTGGTCGAGACGGTGGGGGTCGGGCAGTCCGAGGTCACGGTGTCGAACATGGTCGATACGTTCGTGTTCCTCACCTTGGCCCGCACCGGTGATCAACTGCAGGGCATCAAGAAGGGTGTGCTGGAGCTGGCCGATGTCATCGTCGTCAACAAGGCCGACGGTGAGCACGCCATCGAGGCCAAGGCTGCCGCCCGTGAACTGACGGGCGCCATCCGCCTCATCTATCCGCGCGACACACTGTGGCGGCCACCTGTTCTCACGATGAGTGCGATAGAAGGCCACGGGCTGGTCGAACTGTGGGAGACGGTGCTCAAGCATCGTCAGGTGCTCACCGAGGCCGGCGAGTTCGAGGCCAGGCGTCGCGCGCAGCAGGTGGACTGGACCTGGTCGATGGTGCGCGACACCGTGCTGGACCGCGTGTTGTCCCATCCCGGCGTGCGCAGCATCCGCGACGAGGTGGAGCGTCGGGTGCGTGAGGGTGAACTCACGCCGGCGTTGGCCGCGCAGGAAATCCTCGACGCGGCCGATTGA
- the scpA gene encoding methylmalonyl-CoA mutase, which translates to MTATTGIGSFADVPLHGEGTGEPATPDAVETQVAAAAAAHGYAPEQLTWTTPEGIDVKPVYVAADRDAAAAAGYPLDSFPGAPPFVRGPYPTMYVNQPWTIRQYAGFSTAAESNAFYRRNLAAGQKGLSVAFDLATHRGYDSDHPRVAGDVGMAGVAIDSILDMRQLFDGIDLSTVSVSMTMNGAVLPILALYVVAAEEQGVPPEKLAGTIQNDILKEFMVRNTYIYPPTSSMRIISDIFAYTSAKMPKFNSISISGYHIQEAGATADLELAYTLADGVEYIKAGLAAGLDIDKFAPRLSFFWGIGMNFFMEVAKLRAGRLLWSELVAKFDPKNDKSLSLRTHSQTSGWSLTAQDVYNNVARTCVEAMAATQGHTQSLHTNALDEALALPTDFSARIARNTQLLLQQESGTTRPIDPWGGSYYVEWLTHQLAERARAHIEEVAEHGGMAQAISDGIPKLRIEEAAARTQARIDSGAQPLIGVNKYQVTEDQEIEVLKVENSRVRAEQLAKLAQLRTDRDESATQAALAELTRAAEATGSAGEDGLGNNLLALAINAARAKATLGEISDALEKVYGRHQAEIRTIAGVYRDEVGKAGNVSTATELVEKFAEADGRRPRILVAKMGQDGHDRGQKVIATAFADIGFDVDVGSLFSTPDEVARQAADNDVHVVGVSSLAAGHLTLVPALRDALAEVGRSDIMVVVGGVIPPGDFDELYEAGATAIFPPGTVIADAAIGLLQKLADRLGYQLS; encoded by the coding sequence ATGACTGCCACAACTGGAATCGGAAGTTTCGCCGACGTACCGCTGCACGGCGAAGGCACGGGTGAGCCGGCCACTCCGGACGCCGTCGAGACGCAGGTCGCCGCGGCTGCGGCCGCCCACGGCTACGCGCCCGAGCAGCTCACGTGGACCACACCCGAGGGCATCGACGTCAAACCGGTGTACGTCGCAGCCGACCGCGACGCAGCGGCTGCCGCCGGGTACCCGCTCGACAGCTTCCCCGGCGCACCGCCTTTCGTGCGGGGGCCGTACCCGACCATGTACGTCAACCAGCCGTGGACCATCCGCCAGTACGCCGGATTCTCCACCGCCGCCGAATCCAACGCCTTCTACCGGCGCAACCTGGCCGCCGGTCAGAAGGGTCTGTCGGTGGCCTTCGACCTGGCCACCCACCGCGGCTATGACTCGGATCATCCGCGGGTGGCCGGTGACGTCGGAATGGCTGGGGTGGCCATCGATTCGATCCTCGACATGCGTCAGTTGTTCGACGGCATCGACCTGTCGACCGTTTCGGTGTCGATGACGATGAACGGTGCGGTGCTGCCGATCCTGGCGCTCTACGTCGTCGCCGCCGAGGAACAGGGGGTGCCGCCGGAGAAGCTGGCCGGGACCATCCAGAACGACATCCTCAAAGAGTTCATGGTCCGCAACACCTATATCTATCCGCCCACGTCGTCGATGCGGATCATCTCGGACATCTTCGCCTACACCAGTGCCAAGATGCCGAAGTTCAACTCCATCTCGATTTCGGGCTACCACATCCAAGAGGCCGGAGCGACAGCCGATCTGGAGCTGGCCTACACGCTGGCCGACGGTGTCGAGTACATCAAGGCCGGCCTCGCAGCCGGGCTGGACATCGATAAGTTCGCCCCGCGGCTCAGCTTCTTCTGGGGCATCGGCATGAACTTCTTCATGGAGGTGGCCAAGCTCCGCGCCGGGCGTCTGCTGTGGAGCGAGCTAGTGGCGAAATTCGACCCGAAGAACGACAAATCGCTGTCCCTGCGTACCCATTCGCAAACTTCGGGCTGGTCGCTGACCGCGCAGGACGTGTACAACAACGTGGCCCGTACCTGTGTCGAGGCGATGGCGGCCACCCAGGGGCACACCCAGTCGCTGCACACCAACGCGCTCGACGAGGCGCTGGCGCTGCCCACCGATTTCTCGGCACGGATCGCCCGCAACACGCAGTTGCTGCTGCAGCAGGAATCGGGCACCACCCGGCCCATCGATCCGTGGGGTGGCTCGTACTACGTCGAGTGGCTCACGCACCAGCTGGCCGAGCGGGCGCGGGCGCACATCGAGGAGGTCGCCGAGCACGGCGGTATGGCGCAGGCCATCAGCGACGGAATCCCGAAGCTACGCATCGAGGAGGCCGCCGCCCGTACGCAGGCCCGGATCGATTCGGGCGCGCAGCCGCTGATCGGCGTCAACAAGTACCAGGTCACCGAGGACCAGGAGATCGAGGTCCTCAAGGTCGAGAACAGCCGGGTCCGGGCCGAACAGCTGGCCAAGCTGGCGCAGCTGCGGACCGACCGGGACGAGTCGGCGACCCAGGCCGCCCTGGCGGAGCTGACCCGGGCCGCCGAGGCTACTGGCTCCGCTGGTGAGGACGGGCTGGGCAACAACCTGCTGGCGCTGGCCATCAACGCGGCCCGGGCCAAGGCCACCCTCGGCGAGATCTCCGACGCACTGGAGAAGGTGTACGGCCGGCATCAGGCTGAGATCCGGACCATCGCCGGTGTCTACCGCGACGAGGTAGGGAAGGCCGGAAACGTGAGTACCGCAACCGAATTGGTTGAGAAGTTCGCTGAGGCCGACGGCCGACGGCCGCGCATCCTGGTGGCCAAGATGGGTCAGGACGGGCATGACCGCGGGCAGAAGGTGATCGCGACGGCATTCGCCGATATCGGTTTCGACGTCGACGTGGGCTCGTTGTTCTCGACCCCCGACGAGGTGGCCCGTCAGGCCGCCGACAACGACGTGCATGTGGTCGGGGTGTCCTCGCTGGCCGCTGGGCATCTCACCCTGGTGCCCGCGCTGCGTGACGCGCTGGCCGAGGTGGGCCGTTCCGACATCATGGTTGTCGTCGGCGGGGTCATCCCACCCGGGGATTTCGACGAACTCTACGAGGCCGGGGCGACCGCGATCTTCCCTCCGGGCACCGTGATCGCCGATGCCGCCATCGGCCTGCTGCAGAAGCTGGCAGACCGGCTCGGTTACCAGCTGAGCTAG
- the mutA gene encoding methylmalonyl-CoA mutase small subunit has translation MRVSLQGTSAVESDRAQWRTAVGGVLAKSSRRDVADLPVEPERLLDSQTYEGFAIRPLYTSLDALPEPSLPGQWPYVRGGDALRDVKSGWKVVESFPVVAGTAVGTINGAVLVALTEGASALALRVGGADGIPTGELDRLLDGVFLDLVPVIFEPDTGADVAATADAVLSLLEDLDEDQRSRLSIDLGADPLTAPLSGKSRTADEADLPATVAKLTGYAGGVRAITVDGPAFHNLGASAAWELAGSVAAAVAYLRMLGSDGMATPDALQQISFRYAADDDQFMTIAKLRAARQLWARVAEVAGAAEAGAARIHAVTSLPMMTQRDPWVNMLRTTLAAFSAGVGGADTVQVHPFDAAIPDGLEGTSRSFTRRIARNTQLLLLEESHIGQVLDPAGGSWFVEDLTAQLAEQAWAHFQDIEARGGFVAARDYIAAQIAEVAARRSDDIAHRRTAITGVNEFPNLDEKPLPQPSSVSTIARYAAGFEALRDRSDAFLAATGARPKVLLLPLGPLAEHNIRTTFVSNLLASGGIEAVNPGTVDADAIAGAVADAGAPTVVVLCGTDTRYGAEASGAVAAAHAAGVRQVLLAGPEKAVAEADSKPDGYLTAKINAVEALSNLLTGLGA, from the coding sequence ATGCGGGTGTCGTTACAGGGGACTAGTGCGGTCGAGTCGGACCGCGCGCAGTGGCGGACGGCGGTCGGCGGCGTGCTGGCCAAGAGCAGTCGGCGGGACGTGGCCGATCTGCCGGTCGAGCCGGAACGCCTACTGGATTCGCAGACGTACGAGGGTTTCGCCATCCGGCCGCTCTACACCAGCCTCGACGCGCTGCCCGAGCCGTCCCTGCCGGGGCAGTGGCCCTACGTGCGCGGCGGCGACGCCCTGCGTGACGTGAAGTCCGGCTGGAAAGTCGTCGAGAGCTTCCCCGTTGTCGCAGGTACCGCGGTCGGCACGATCAACGGCGCCGTATTGGTGGCGTTGACCGAAGGGGCCAGCGCCCTGGCCCTGCGGGTCGGTGGCGCGGACGGTATCCCCACGGGCGAGCTGGACCGCCTACTCGACGGTGTGTTCCTGGACCTGGTGCCGGTGATCTTCGAACCGGACACCGGCGCGGATGTAGCCGCCACTGCCGATGCGGTGTTGTCACTGCTCGAAGACCTTGACGAGGACCAGCGCTCGCGGCTGTCGATCGATCTGGGAGCCGACCCGCTGACCGCGCCGCTGTCGGGGAAGTCGCGCACCGCGGACGAGGCCGACTTGCCGGCCACCGTCGCAAAGCTCACCGGCTACGCCGGCGGGGTGCGGGCGATCACCGTCGACGGTCCGGCGTTCCACAACCTGGGTGCCAGCGCGGCATGGGAGCTCGCAGGATCGGTCGCCGCGGCGGTCGCGTACCTGCGGATGCTCGGCAGTGACGGGATGGCCACACCGGATGCGTTGCAGCAGATCAGCTTCCGTTATGCCGCCGATGACGATCAGTTCATGACGATCGCCAAGCTACGTGCCGCGCGGCAGCTCTGGGCGCGGGTCGCCGAAGTGGCCGGTGCAGCCGAGGCCGGTGCAGCCCGGATCCATGCGGTCACCTCGCTGCCGATGATGACCCAGCGCGATCCCTGGGTGAACATGCTCCGCACCACACTGGCCGCCTTCTCGGCGGGTGTCGGGGGAGCCGACACCGTGCAGGTTCATCCGTTCGACGCCGCGATTCCCGACGGACTGGAAGGGACGTCGAGGAGCTTCACCCGCCGCATCGCACGCAACACCCAGCTGCTGTTGCTGGAGGAGTCGCACATCGGTCAGGTACTCGACCCGGCCGGTGGCTCGTGGTTTGTCGAAGACCTCACCGCTCAGCTCGCCGAGCAGGCCTGGGCGCACTTCCAGGACATCGAGGCACGTGGCGGCTTCGTCGCGGCCCGCGACTACATCGCGGCGCAGATCGCCGAGGTCGCCGCTCGGCGCAGTGACGACATCGCACACCGACGCACCGCGATCACCGGTGTCAACGAATTCCCCAACCTCGACGAAAAGCCACTCCCGCAGCCGTCTTCGGTGTCCACGATCGCCCGGTACGCAGCTGGGTTCGAAGCGCTGCGCGACCGCTCGGATGCCTTCCTCGCAGCGACCGGAGCCCGCCCCAAGGTTCTGCTGCTGCCGCTGGGACCGCTGGCCGAGCACAACATCCGCACCACGTTCGTGTCGAACCTGTTGGCCTCCGGCGGGATCGAGGCGGTCAACCCCGGTACCGTCGACGCGGATGCGATTGCCGGCGCCGTGGCCGATGCCGGTGCGCCGACGGTGGTGGTGCTGTGCGGCACCGACACCCGCTACGGTGCCGAAGCCTCCGGTGCGGTCGCAGCCGCACACGCGGCCGGTGTGCGCCAGGTGCTCCTGGCCGGACCGGAAAAGGCTGTCGCCGAGGCTGATTCGAAGCCCGATGGATACCTGACCGCGAAGATCAATGCGGTGGAAGCCTTGTCGAACCTGCTCACCGGATTGGGGGCCTGA
- a CDS encoding TVP38/TMEM64 family protein: MKPVVRTLRVVRTAVLATASQLPTRRIVGLLAGIVILVAVAVLVPLPTAMQMRDWATSVGPWFPLAFLGAHTVMTVFPFPRTAFTLAAGLLFGPVLGVAIAVAASAVSAVLALFLIRAAGWQLNRLVPHPRIDTLDARLRRRGWPVVLSMRLIPAVPFSVLNYAAGASGVRVVPYALATLVGLFPGTAAVVILGDALTGNISPALVLVSVSTAALGVAGLAYEWRLHHRERARAQVTQGHGTARR, encoded by the coding sequence GTGAAACCCGTCGTCAGAACCCTGCGCGTGGTGCGCACCGCGGTACTCGCGACGGCTTCCCAATTGCCTACCAGGCGGATTGTGGGCCTGTTGGCCGGCATTGTGATTCTTGTCGCAGTTGCCGTACTGGTTCCGTTGCCGACGGCGATGCAGATGCGGGACTGGGCCACGTCGGTGGGTCCCTGGTTCCCGCTGGCCTTCCTCGGTGCTCACACCGTGATGACCGTCTTCCCGTTTCCCCGCACCGCATTCACCCTGGCCGCCGGCCTGTTGTTCGGGCCGGTACTGGGCGTGGCGATCGCGGTTGCGGCCAGCGCGGTGAGCGCCGTGCTCGCGTTGTTCCTGATCCGCGCGGCCGGTTGGCAACTCAATCGGCTGGTCCCACATCCTCGGATCGACACGCTGGATGCCCGACTGCGACGGCGCGGCTGGCCGGTGGTGTTGTCCATGCGGTTGATCCCGGCGGTGCCGTTCTCGGTGCTGAACTACGCGGCCGGCGCCTCTGGCGTGCGGGTCGTGCCCTACGCACTCGCGACACTGGTGGGGTTGTTCCCCGGCACGGCGGCCGTCGTCATTCTGGGCGACGCGTTGACGGGGAACATCAGCCCGGCGCTGGTCTTGGTGTCGGTCAGCACAGCCGCTCTCGGCGTCGCGGGCCTGGCCTATGAATGGCGCCTCCACCACCGCGAGCGGGCCCGTGCCCAGGTCACGCAAGGTCACGGAACCGCAAGGAGATAA
- a CDS encoding nitroreductase family deazaflavin-dependent oxidoreductase, with product MATLSDFGARLLRNRRLVRAPIWLYRIRAGALFGQRMLMLEHIGRNSGARRYVVLEVVGRPNPDTVVVASGFGAKAQWFRNVSVNPEVRVWLGSHRPAAAVAQVLDQQSVDQVLADYRAQHPKTWEQFKLVLEETLGRPITDTGAPLPMVELRLQPRR from the coding sequence ATGGCCACACTGTCCGATTTCGGTGCCCGACTCCTACGGAACCGCCGGTTGGTGCGTGCCCCGATCTGGCTCTACCGGATCCGGGCCGGGGCGCTGTTCGGCCAGAGGATGTTGATGCTGGAGCACATCGGTCGCAACTCCGGCGCGCGCCGCTACGTCGTGCTCGAAGTGGTGGGCCGGCCGAACCCCGACACCGTCGTCGTCGCCTCAGGTTTCGGCGCAAAGGCCCAGTGGTTCCGCAATGTTTCGGTCAATCCAGAGGTCCGGGTTTGGCTCGGCAGTCACCGACCGGCCGCCGCCGTCGCCCAGGTCCTCGACCAGCAGTCCGTCGACCAGGTCCTGGCGGATTACCGCGCGCAGCATCCGAAGACGTGGGAGCAGTTCAAGCTCGTCCTCGAAGAGACCCTCGGCCGGCCGATCACCGATACCGGTGCACCGCTGCCGATGGTGGAACTGCGCTTACAGCCCCGACGCTGA